A region of Chloracidobacterium sp. DNA encodes the following proteins:
- a CDS encoding M20/M25/M40 family metallo-hydrolase, with protein sequence MLMDLFELTKSLMNIPSVSGDEEMVGFYLRDYLESLGWTVELQAVSEKQSNVIAYLNDTPRVWLSTHMDTVPPFIAPTEDDEKIYGRGSCDAKGIIAAQIVAAEELRRQGIEDIGLLYTVEEERASTGAKVANDHPMAAKCEYLINGEPTDNDLAIGSKGAFRAKIKTQGKAAHSAYPEQGDSAIEKLLDILEDVRHTKFPHDDFFGETTCNIATLDGGVALNVIPPTAETGLLIRLTTPMEPIRDALTSLIRGRGELEVLSYSLPVRMLQVDGFKQKVVRFTTDIPHLGNWGQPLLLGPGSILVAHTKDEFVLKKGLEEAVGLYVELAKRLLTTKSQRAQS encoded by the coding sequence ATTCTTATGGATCTTTTCGAACTGACAAAATCTCTCATGAATATTCCGTCCGTTTCCGGCGATGAGGAAATGGTCGGATTCTATCTTCGCGACTATCTCGAATCGCTTGGCTGGACGGTTGAGCTGCAGGCGGTTTCGGAAAAGCAGAGCAATGTCATTGCTTATTTGAACGATACGCCGCGAGTTTGGCTTTCGACGCATATGGACACGGTGCCGCCGTTTATTGCTCCGACTGAAGACGATGAGAAAATATACGGGCGAGGTTCATGTGATGCGAAGGGGATAATTGCCGCGCAGATTGTCGCGGCTGAGGAGTTAAGGCGGCAAGGGATCGAAGATATTGGGCTGCTTTATACCGTTGAAGAAGAAAGAGCTTCAACCGGTGCTAAGGTCGCTAATGACCATCCGATGGCCGCGAAATGCGAATATCTGATAAACGGCGAGCCGACCGATAATGACCTGGCAATCGGTTCAAAAGGAGCGTTTCGCGCAAAGATCAAGACGCAAGGAAAAGCTGCACATTCGGCTTATCCTGAACAGGGGGATTCAGCGATAGAGAAACTGCTTGATATTTTAGAGGACGTTCGGCATACGAAATTTCCGCACGACGATTTCTTTGGCGAGACGACATGTAACATCGCAACACTCGACGGCGGCGTCGCACTCAATGTCATTCCGCCAACCGCCGAGACAGGTTTGCTAATTCGCTTGACGACGCCGATGGAACCGATCCGCGACGCTTTGACAAGCCTCATACGCGGACGCGGTGAACTTGAAGTATTGTCATACAGCTTGCCGGTCAGGATGCTCCAAGTTGATGGATTTAAGCAAAAGGTCGTGCGGTTCACGACCGACATTCCGCATTTGGGCAATTGGGGCCAACCGCTGCTGCTTGGCCCGGGCTCGATCCTTGTTGCGCATACAAAGGATGAGTTTGTGCTAAAAAAAGGTTTGGAAGAAGCTGTTGGGTTGTATGTCGAATTGGCAAAAAGATTACTCACCACAAAGTCACAGAGAGCACAGAGTTAA
- a CDS encoding dihydrodipicolinate reductase — protein MKIALIGYGAMGKLIRALAEEKGHEIAVVIDDTDASLSAAELGEKLKCSDVAIDFTTAGAVRRNVEACVAAGVRLVEGTTGWNAQRAEIEQIVHGGDGAFVFGANFSIGVNIFYRIADLAAELFAKFPEYETFIEEQHHSRKLDSPSGTALKLKEILAEHIKKDISISTTRAGSIPGTHSVGFDGLADQILLEHTARSREGFASGALLAAEWIVGKKGFYEFTDVMDEIVGK, from the coding sequence ATGAAGATTGCACTTATCGGTTACGGCGCGATGGGAAAGCTCATCCGAGCTCTTGCCGAGGAGAAAGGACACGAGATCGCTGTCGTTATTGATGACACGGACGCTAGTTTGTCGGCGGCAGAATTGGGCGAGAAGTTGAAGTGCTCCGATGTGGCGATAGATTTCACAACGGCTGGGGCCGTTCGGCGAAATGTCGAGGCTTGCGTGGCTGCGGGCGTGCGGCTCGTAGAAGGAACAACCGGGTGGAACGCACAGCGGGCCGAGATCGAACAAATCGTCCACGGTGGCGACGGTGCGTTTGTTTTTGGTGCTAATTTTTCCATCGGCGTGAATATTTTTTATCGTATCGCCGATCTTGCAGCCGAACTTTTTGCTAAATTTCCCGAATACGAAACCTTTATAGAGGAGCAGCATCATTCACGCAAACTTGATAGCCCGAGCGGCACGGCTCTGAAACTCAAAGAGATTCTTGCCGAACATATCAAGAAAGACATCAGTATTTCTACGACACGGGCCGGTAGCATTCCTGGAACACATAGTGTCGGTTTCGACGGCCTCGCCGATCAGATATTGCTCGAACACACGGCACGCTCACGTGAAGGATTTGCGTCGGGAGCGTTGCTTGCGGCGGAGTGGATCGTCGGGAAAAAGGGTTTTTATGAATTCACCGATGTTATGGACGAGATCGTTGGAAAATGA
- a CDS encoding phosphoribosylanthranilate isomerase, producing the protein MKPRVKICCIANEQEAADAISFGASAIGLVGKMPSGPGPIADEEIYAIARTVPPPVATFLLTSQQTAQGIIDHHHRTKTNTIQIVDELHGRDYKVVRDALPHIKLVQVIHVIDEQSIDEVAELAEFVDAILLDSGNPNLAVKELGGTGRRHDWRLSRRIVETCGKPVFLAGGLNAENVREAIETVQPFGLDLCSGVRTDGKLDLRKLEQFFNGVNL; encoded by the coding sequence ATGAAACCGCGCGTAAAGATCTGCTGTATCGCCAATGAACAAGAGGCTGCCGATGCTATCTCATTTGGTGCATCTGCAATCGGCCTCGTCGGCAAAATGCCTTCGGGACCAGGGCCGATTGCGGATGAAGAAATCTATGCGATCGCCCGAACAGTGCCGCCGCCGGTAGCGACATTTTTGCTGACGAGCCAGCAAACTGCACAGGGTATCATCGATCATCATCACCGCACTAAAACCAACACTATCCAGATCGTTGACGAGCTGCACGGACGTGATTACAAGGTAGTTCGTGACGCGTTGCCGCATATAAAGCTGGTACAGGTCATTCATGTAATTGATGAGCAATCGATTGACGAAGTCGCAGAACTTGCAGAATTTGTCGACGCGATCCTGCTCGACAGCGGAAATCCGAATCTTGCAGTAAAAGAACTTGGTGGTACAGGAAGACGACACGATTGGCGTCTGAGTCGAAGAATAGTCGAGACTTGCGGCAAGCCGGTTTTTCTTGCGGGCGGACTGAACGCGGAGAATGTCCGAGAAGCTATCGAAACGGTTCAGCCATTTGGTCTTGATCTTTGTTCAGGTGTGCGGACTGACGGGAAACTTGACCTGCGAAAGCTAGAGCAGTTTTTCAATGGTGTGAATCTATAA